The region CACGAAGCGCTTGTGCACGTTGTCCACCGCGTTGGCGTACTCCTTCTCCAGGATGGTGTTGGTCTTCTTGAGGTTCTCCTCCAGCTTCGCCATGCGCTCCTTCCACAGCTCGTCGTTCTTGACCAGCTCCTGGTTCATCTGACGCTGCACGTCGGCCGCACTGATGGTGTGTCCGCCTCCCTGCACGTAAATGGGCACCGCGGCGGGATAGGAGGGCACTTTGGGAGCAGGAACAGCAGCTGGCGAGGATGTGGCTGTCTTGGCAGCAGCCTTCGGAGCGGCCTTGGGCGCTGGCTTCGAATCTTCCGCGGCGGCGGCGTGCTCACGAGCTGAAATGGTTGCAAATAATCAATGAGGGAAGCTACAAAGTAGATTTTGTGAGGATACAAGCTGGGAATGATTAGGGGGAACTACTGATTTTATATCCTTGAGGTACTAATATTTTGAACAATAGGAGATTACAATGCCTAAGCTACCAAATGGTAAACTTAAAGTCGCAATTTGTAGTGCCCACGGGAAGTAGGGACTACATTTTCGGGTACTGACAGGTATATGGACTTGACACTAGTCTAGTTAGGGAGTTCCCACTGTATTTGGCATAAACAATCGCCCGTTTTGACAATTGTTGCATAACACCGGGCAGTGCGACTCGCGGATTTCCGGGTGGTGTTCCTTAATACTAGTGGGTTCCTTACCCTGCTGGGAAATTCCGGCCTTCAACCGCTTGACCACATCGTCGGAAATGTCAATAACACCGGCAGGAGTTGGGTTTTCCATCGAAACGGAGCGGGGTTCGCGGGATTGAGACTGTCGGGCTCCCATCTTTTAGTTCCTCCTGCTTTTGATCCTGGCGCAAAACCTGGAATGTGTGCGGCTGATTAGTAGGTCCCATATCTTTAGGGGTTCAATCAGCAAtcggttttgtttattttggcgATTTTATTAACCTTTTCGGTGAAAAACTGTGGGGCCAACAAAATAAGACGTGCTCAGTATGACCTTAGAGCGAAAGCACGAAAATCCGAGGCACAACCAAGTCAGCTGGTGGGTAGAGAGACCAGAGTGGTAGAATAGGGTTGCCAGGCTTgttttttcaaattcaaaaatcaatattattcaaaattaatataaCGTATTTTTATGGATGATCTTCAGTTTTAattctattattttatttagttaaaaaatgtaattcataTAATGGGAAGGACCAATCCAGCGATCCGAATTTCTTTAGGTTTCAAATTTATGACGTAGGTGGCCTATTATCCTGAAAAATAGAGTTATTCAAGTCATCCCTCTTAGGAAAATCACTTTCCAAAAGCCTGTACCCCTGCGGGCTTTCTGAAGTTGCTTCAAAATAAACCCAGgatcaaggatgcccgacacAAAAACCAATTCCAGTGAGTTGTGTTATTATTGTTAAGCTTTTAATGCCTCTTTCGTAATCGTTATGGTGAGTGGTGTGGCTTATTTAGTGGCTGCTTTTATTCTGTTCACACATACATATTTCATGTTCAGTTTAAGTCGAAATACTTGCTAATTACATAAATGTGGCGTGCACTCGG is a window of Drosophila biarmipes strain raj3 chromosome 3R, RU_DBia_V1.1, whole genome shotgun sequence DNA encoding:
- the LOC108025269 gene encoding uncharacterized protein LOC108025269; translation: MGARQSQSREPRSVSMENPTPAGVIDISDDVVKRLKAGISQQAREHAAAAEDSKPAPKAAPKAAAKTATSSPAAVPAPKVPSYPAAVPIYVQGGGHTISAADVQRQMNQELVKNDELWKERMAKLEENLKKTNTILEKEYANAVDNVHKRFVSTASSHKVPPCQDLKSQLLACYRSHPGETLKCMEEVAQFRQCIDLHRVQKLDAEPEAPKAATKATVPAKAA